A genomic window from Silene latifolia isolate original U9 population chromosome Y, ASM4854445v1, whole genome shotgun sequence includes:
- the LOC141630061 gene encoding uncharacterized protein LOC141630061, whose protein sequence is MAKEPVKAVPVWIRLCELGLKFWGVKCLEKLAALVGNYMRIDQATLDKTRIGYAQIMVEVNVEQEFPDKIYFKDETGAEVCMCVEYEWKPVVCGSCRGVGHTKEYYRKKAAAPRITQVWRRVAKPATIPVKTNPPPPGSPAHTRISRQEHVVASHLSPGKTYLAAVSSPKDKGKSVIKAAEGSGNEHSNGHHWEGVNNNIHHPGGRVWIIWIPQIFNVQLIASSDQHITVDVTETGTGDNFKYIVVYGSNSDIDRQRLWAQLNHIKDHNDKAWCICGDFNSLLNFNERLGSEVLWSEIRDFRHCVEYCRVTDIQAYGSYFTWNNKHSSSTQVFFRIDRCLINIEWSYLYPDSTAFFMNEGTFDHYPCLCQ, encoded by the exons ATGGCTAAAGAACCTGTTAAAGCAGTCCCTGTGTGGATTCGGCTTTGTGAGCTAGGTCTGAAATTTTGGGGGGTGAAATGTCTGGAAAAGCTTGCAGCCTTAGTTGGTAACTATATGAGAATTGATCAAGCTACTCTTGATAAGACTAGAATTGGATATGCCCAAATTATGGTAGAGGTAAATGTTGAACAAGAGTTCCCTGATAAAATTTACTTCAAGGATGAAACTGGAGCTGAGGTATGTATGTGTGTAGAATACGAATGGAAGCCTGTGGTATGTGGATCTTGTAGGGGAGTAGGTCACACTAAGGAGTATTATAGGAAGAAGGCTGCTGCGCCAAGGATAACCCAGGTCTGGAGGCGAGTAGCTAAGCCTGCTACTATCCCTGTTAAGACTAATCCTCCCCCACCTGGTTCACCAGCTCACACTAGG ATCTCTAGGCAAGAGCATGTGGTAGCCTCACATCTCAGTCCTGGGAAAACTTATTTAGCTGCGGTTTCATCTCCAAAGGATAAAGGAAAGAGTGTGATAAAAGCGgcagagggaagtggcaatgagcaTTCTAATG GACATCATTGGGAAGGTGTCAACAATAATATTCATCATCCTGGTGGTCGTGTTTGGATTATTTGGATACCACAGATCTTCAATGTCCAACTCATTGCTAGCTCTGACCAACATATTACTGTTGATGTCACTGAGACTGGCACTGGGGATAACTTTAAGTATATTGTAGTGTATGGCTCTAATTCTGATATTGATAGGCAAAGACTTTGGGCACAGCTTAACCATATTAAAGATCACAATGATAAGGCTTGGTGTATTTGTGGAGATTTTAACTCTTTACTTAATTTTAATGAAAGATTGGGTAGTGAGGTACTTTGGTCTGAGATTAGAGATTTCAGGCATTGTGTTGAGTACTGTAGGGTGACTGATATTCAAGCTTATGGTTCTTATTTCACTTGGAACAACAAGCACTCCTCTTCTACTCAAGTCTTCTTTAGAATTGACAGATGCCTCATCAACATTGAATGGTCTTACCTCTATCCTGATAGCACTGCTTTTTTCATGAATGAAGGTACTTTTGATCATTATCCATGCCTTTGCCAATGA